One genomic segment of Streptomyces sp. RKND-216 includes these proteins:
- a CDS encoding SGNH/GDSL hydrolase family protein: MRLLRVLVAAVMALAATMTVAGTAQAADETALAGKYVALGDSYAVAPGTWTYDDPDDPCRRGPLTYPRLWAAAHPSVDFVEASCSGATTADILNTQVGSLTADTSLVTLQVGGNDVGFVEVLTNCILTIDDQDCLDGVALAKQAANGVLSPALQQTYAAVRAKAPNAQVIVVGYPRLYTIGGNCGILGLSDRERTALNSAADTLAGIMSSRAAEAGFTFLDARPIFDPHTLCSGNSEWVTSLEWEKLNESYHPNTAGHRDGYLPAITNITG, from the coding sequence ATGCGTTTACTCAGAGTACTCGTCGCCGCCGTCATGGCGCTCGCCGCCACGATGACGGTCGCTGGAACGGCTCAGGCGGCAGACGAAACGGCACTCGCCGGCAAGTACGTGGCGCTCGGTGACAGCTATGCGGTCGCTCCCGGCACCTGGACCTACGACGACCCGGACGACCCGTGCCGTCGTGGTCCGCTGACGTATCCCCGGCTCTGGGCCGCCGCCCACCCGTCGGTCGACTTCGTGGAGGCCTCCTGCTCGGGAGCCACCACGGCGGACATCCTCAACACCCAGGTCGGTTCGCTCACCGCGGACACCAGCCTGGTCACCCTGCAGGTGGGCGGCAACGACGTCGGTTTCGTCGAGGTGCTGACCAACTGCATCCTCACCATCGACGACCAGGACTGCCTCGACGGGGTAGCCCTCGCGAAGCAGGCCGCCAACGGCGTGCTCTCCCCTGCACTCCAGCAGACGTACGCCGCCGTCCGTGCCAAGGCTCCCAACGCCCAGGTGATCGTGGTCGGTTACCCCCGCCTCTACACCATCGGGGGCAACTGCGGCATCCTCGGGCTCAGCGACCGTGAGCGTACGGCGCTGAACTCGGCTGCGGACACCCTCGCCGGGATCATGTCGTCGCGGGCCGCCGAGGCCGGTTTCACCTTCCTCGACGCTCGTCCGATCTTCGACCCGCACACCCTGTGCTCTGGCAACTCGGAGTGGGTCACGAGCCTGGAGTGGGAGAAGCTGAACGAGTCGTACCACCCCAACACCGCGGGCCACCGGGACGGCTACCTGCCGGCCATCACCAACATCACCGGCTGA
- a CDS encoding glycosyltransferase, whose product MSRFLCVVPPLVGHINPLVGVAGELARRGHEVAWAGYGDQIRRLAGPAAEVFDCAMPDGGLSRPPKLTGPAAFRFLWEEFFLPLADLMAPGVDAAIEAFRPDVVITDQHAVAGALVAERRGVVHLTSATTSAELAEPLDGLPKVGAWLQGLLTELRARIGDPQAAGDPRFSPHGVLAFTGRDLLGDAPLPHDRVHLVGPAIAPRAGESDFPWEALDPDRRTVLVSLGTANTDAGGPFLTEAVTALDALGDRVQGVVVDPGGHLGDVPPGMVKRAHVPQLELLEKVDAVVCHGGHNTVCESLWHGVPLVVAPIRDDQPIVAGQVVDAGAGVRVRFNRVRADRLGAAIATVLDPGAGHRAAAEAIGARLRAAGGAVAAADHLERAVARPSHVSAPG is encoded by the coding sequence GTGAGCCGGTTCCTCTGTGTGGTGCCGCCGCTCGTCGGACACATCAACCCGCTGGTCGGGGTGGCGGGCGAACTGGCCCGGCGCGGACACGAGGTCGCCTGGGCGGGCTACGGGGACCAGATCCGCCGGCTCGCCGGACCCGCCGCCGAGGTGTTCGACTGCGCCATGCCGGATGGAGGGCTGAGCCGGCCCCCGAAGCTGACCGGGCCGGCCGCCTTCCGGTTCCTGTGGGAGGAGTTCTTCCTGCCGCTGGCCGACCTGATGGCCCCGGGTGTCGACGCGGCGATCGAGGCGTTCCGCCCCGACGTGGTGATCACCGACCAGCACGCGGTGGCGGGCGCACTGGTCGCCGAACGGCGCGGAGTCGTGCATCTGACCTCGGCCACCACCTCCGCCGAACTGGCCGAACCGCTGGACGGTCTGCCGAAGGTTGGCGCCTGGCTCCAGGGGCTGCTGACGGAGCTGCGGGCGCGGATCGGGGACCCCCAGGCGGCTGGGGACCCCCGATTCTCGCCGCACGGCGTCCTCGCCTTCACCGGCCGGGACCTGCTGGGCGACGCGCCGCTCCCGCACGACCGAGTGCATCTGGTGGGGCCGGCGATCGCCCCGCGCGCCGGGGAGTCGGACTTCCCCTGGGAGGCCCTTGACCCGGACCGGCGCACAGTGCTGGTCTCCCTCGGCACCGCCAACACGGATGCGGGAGGCCCCTTCCTGACCGAAGCGGTCACCGCGCTGGACGCGCTCGGCGACCGGGTGCAGGGCGTGGTCGTCGATCCGGGCGGTCACCTCGGCGACGTGCCGCCGGGCATGGTGAAGCGGGCGCACGTACCGCAGCTGGAACTCCTCGAGAAGGTGGACGCCGTGGTGTGCCACGGCGGGCACAACACCGTCTGCGAGTCGCTGTGGCACGGGGTACCGCTGGTCGTCGCTCCCATCCGGGACGACCAGCCCATCGTCGCCGGGCAGGTGGTCGACGCCGGGGCCGGGGTCCGGGTGCGCTTCAACCGGGTGCGCGCCGACCGGCTGGGAGCGGCGATCGCCACCGTGCTCGACCCCGGGGCCGGACACCGGGCGGCGGCCGAGGCCATCGGAGCCCGGCTGCGCGCGGCGGGCGGCGCGGTGGCCGCCGCGGACCACCTCGAACGGGCCGTGGCGCGGCCCTCCCACGTATCCGCACCGGGCTGA
- a CDS encoding ABC transporter ATP-binding protein: protein MTTTSQTPATTPAAAPDGAAPQKAPPPQEQAPLRTLLSYARPHRAVLSATLLLVLAASASGLVQPLVAQHVLEVLGDGGDVTNAVMLLGALVVIGAALTGMQSWWQQRTSERVVRQVRRDTVFRLVRLRVPELDSRPTGDLIARVTSDSTLLQNAATEGLVMVANGVLTIAGAAVLMGVVHLGLLGVTVGVLLSVALVMTYLLPRIRQAVARAQESIGAVSASLERTLGAARTVKANGAEGRETEDAGRAIEGAYQAGLVGARYAAWVKILSGVSLQAAFLAVLGVGGALVAAGELGAPALIAFLLYVFYLASPIGSLVAGLGMLQQGLGAVGRIEEVKRMPIEEDVDAPPVPAPPRPAVPPAVAFENVGFSYPGRGPALRDVSYTVTGGTQTALVGLSGAGKTTMFALLQRFHEPSSGRILIDGVDIATLPRAEVRRRIAYVEQDAPVMAGTLEDNLRYAATGASAADIAEALRVTRLDTLVERLPDGLRTAVGNRGVTLSGGERQRLAIARALLRKPEVLLLDEATAQLDARNEHALRDAVDQASLRCTVLLIAHRLSTVTEADQIVVMEHGRVRALGGHGALVESDALYRELAASQLLVGEEESGADDAADEEEGVAHGPVQV, encoded by the coding sequence ATGACGACGACATCCCAGACCCCCGCGACCACCCCCGCGGCCGCTCCGGACGGGGCCGCTCCGCAGAAGGCGCCGCCCCCCCAAGAACAGGCGCCCCTGCGCACCCTGCTGAGCTACGCCCGCCCGCACCGTGCCGTCCTGTCTGCCACACTGCTGCTGGTGCTGGCGGCCAGCGCGTCCGGCCTGGTGCAGCCGCTGGTGGCGCAGCACGTGCTGGAGGTGCTGGGCGACGGTGGCGACGTGACGAACGCGGTGATGCTGCTCGGTGCCCTGGTGGTGATCGGCGCCGCGCTGACCGGCATGCAGTCCTGGTGGCAGCAGCGGACCTCCGAGCGGGTGGTGCGCCAGGTGCGCCGCGACACGGTGTTCCGGCTGGTGCGGCTGCGCGTCCCCGAGCTGGACAGCCGCCCCACCGGTGACCTCATCGCCCGGGTCACCTCCGACAGCACCCTGCTGCAGAACGCCGCCACCGAAGGGCTGGTGATGGTCGCCAACGGCGTGCTCACCATCGCCGGCGCGGCCGTCCTGATGGGCGTGGTCCACCTGGGACTCCTCGGGGTCACCGTGGGCGTCCTGCTGTCGGTCGCCCTGGTGATGACGTACCTGCTGCCCCGCATCCGGCAGGCCGTGGCCCGTGCGCAGGAGTCGATCGGCGCGGTGAGCGCCTCCCTTGAGCGGACGCTCGGCGCCGCGCGCACGGTGAAGGCCAACGGAGCCGAGGGACGCGAGACCGAGGACGCCGGGCGGGCGATCGAGGGCGCGTACCAGGCCGGTCTGGTGGGGGCTCGCTACGCGGCATGGGTGAAGATCCTCTCCGGCGTCTCCCTGCAGGCCGCCTTCCTCGCGGTGCTGGGCGTCGGCGGAGCGCTCGTCGCCGCCGGCGAACTCGGCGCGCCCGCCCTGATCGCCTTCCTGCTCTACGTCTTCTACCTGGCCAGCCCCATCGGGTCGTTGGTGGCCGGTCTCGGAATGCTGCAGCAGGGACTCGGCGCCGTCGGCCGTATCGAGGAGGTCAAGCGGATGCCGATCGAGGAGGACGTGGACGCCCCGCCGGTTCCCGCGCCGCCCCGCCCGGCCGTCCCCCCGGCCGTCGCCTTCGAGAACGTCGGGTTCTCCTACCCCGGTCGGGGGCCCGCGCTGCGCGACGTCTCCTACACCGTCACCGGCGGAACCCAGACCGCTCTGGTCGGGCTGTCCGGAGCAGGCAAGACGACGATGTTCGCGCTGCTGCAGCGTTTTCACGAGCCGTCGTCCGGCCGCATCCTCATCGACGGCGTGGACATCGCCACCCTGCCCCGGGCCGAGGTGCGCCGCCGGATCGCGTACGTCGAGCAGGACGCACCCGTGATGGCGGGCACCCTGGAGGACAACCTGCGGTACGCCGCGACCGGGGCCTCCGCCGCGGACATCGCGGAGGCGCTGCGCGTCACCCGGCTGGACACGCTGGTCGAACGGCTTCCCGACGGTCTGCGGACGGCGGTCGGCAACCGCGGGGTCACGCTCTCCGGCGGCGAGCGCCAGCGGCTCGCCATCGCCCGGGCCCTGTTGCGCAAACCCGAAGTGCTGCTGCTCGACGAGGCCACCGCCCAACTCGACGCACGGAACGAGCACGCGCTGCGCGATGCCGTCGACCAGGCCTCCCTGCGGTGCACGGTGCTGCTCATCGCCCACCGGCTGTCCACCGTCACCGAGGCGGACCAGATCGTGGTGATGGAGCACGGCCGGGTGCGGGCGCTCGGCGGCCACGGGGCCCTGGTCGAGTCCGACGCGCTGTACCGCGAACTGGCTGCCTCCCAGCTCCTGGTGGGCGAGGAGGAGAGCGGTGCGGACGATGCGGCGGACGAGGAAGAAGGCGTCGCGCACGGCCCGGTCCAGGTGTGA
- a CDS encoding type I polyketide synthase codes for MSSRTPVAIVGMSALFPGASGLDAYWRNIVGGVDSVTDVPAARWDPEYYAPDGPRRADRVYCRRGGFVDQDAEFDAVRFGIMPASVPGTEPDQLLALQVAHRSLADAGGEAVLPADRQRAGVVLGRGGYLTPGLVRLDQRVRTAHQVARTLRELVPELDDDRVEQVRAAFAEQLGPEQPESAIGLVPNLAASRMANRLDLRGPAYTVDAACASSLVAVDQAVRELDAGRCDVMLAGGVHHCHDITLWSVFSQLGALSPSQRIRPLHRGADGVLIGEGTGIVVLKRLADAERDGDRVYAVVSGTGVASDGRSASLLNPDPGGQVRAVRQAWDAAGLDPRAADSVGLLEAHGTATPAGDKAELATIAEVFGPAGDHAPAAIGSVKSMIGHTMPAAGIAGLIKAALALHHGVLPPTLHCEDPHPALAETRFAPLAQARPWEAPRSGTPRRAGVNAFGFGGINAHVVLEQPAGAPAASAPTATVAAPGASAAQAGTVPGGDAPRVEVSEPERVLRLAAPDPASLAALLDADDSAVLAASLDERHPVAEPVRLGIVDPTTRRLALARKAVAKGRAWRGRSDVWFSPQPLLGPAGGRTAFVFPGLEAEFTPRVAELAQWFALPWSPGEDARVGDVGRHGTAVFQLGRMLDTALRRLDVVPDAVAGHSVGEWTAMACGGIHAADEVDRFLAGFDPDALQVPGAVFAVLGLPAQRVLEELGDRTDVVLSHDNTPNQSMVCGPEEEVEALVLRLRAEGVIGQVLPFRSGFHTPMLEPYLEPIRRAAETYTLHPQTTEVWSATTAAPFPTEPDAVRALFVRHLLEPVRFRLMVLALHDAGFRAFVQLGAGQLGSLIDDILAGRDHLTVSAHAGSRDSLAQLRRVVTALWVDGGTPDAVPLLDGAAASGAGAAATPTRSTASAPAGAPPERPGVRLDLGGALISLPPQVRRALRPAASAGPAERNGALARLEQASDRFPAASELAALLHDTAAAATELIGAEGARRGPSAARPAVPRAAAPRPRPTAPTAPAPAQTAPVPEVLRIDVRTMPYLLDHCFFRQRPGWPDDVDRWPIVPATTVITHMMEIAERAVPGMRAVAVHDVRLMKWIEALPAVDVPVTVRRPAPDRVEVSLDGSARAEVELAPVYPQPPRPWPVDAAAERKPEMEAEQLYSERWMFHGPRFQGVSELTAIGERHVRGVLTAPAAPGALMDNIGQLLGYWIMASLPERTTVFPVRMEHIRFHGPEPRGGERLTCHVRITELTERALVADMQLARDGRVWAEFTGWADRRFDTDPGIRAVDRFPGENTLSTLEPDGPAVVHERWPDLATRELIMHNMLGSAERARYEDLPPIRRRQWLLGRIAAKDAVRGLLWREGEGEVYPAEIALHNDASGRPLATGVHGRTLGELTVSLAHRAEVGVALARRGPCGVDVEEITERPRATVEAACGPEERELLDTLVSSGDDDEPVWFTRFWAAKEAVAKARGTGLAGRPAAFRVVAADPDQVRVAVDGTTYDVSVRLTANPSTLPERRYVLAWTTSDERTGEHVDH; via the coding sequence GTGTCCTCGCGCACCCCTGTCGCGATCGTCGGCATGTCGGCGCTCTTCCCGGGCGCCTCCGGCCTCGACGCGTACTGGCGGAACATCGTCGGCGGGGTCGACTCCGTCACCGACGTACCGGCCGCCCGCTGGGATCCGGAGTACTACGCTCCGGACGGCCCGCGCCGTGCGGACCGCGTGTACTGCCGGCGGGGCGGGTTCGTCGACCAGGACGCCGAGTTCGACGCGGTCCGCTTCGGGATCATGCCCGCGTCGGTGCCGGGCACCGAGCCGGATCAGCTGCTCGCCCTCCAGGTGGCCCACCGGTCGCTGGCGGACGCGGGGGGCGAGGCGGTGCTGCCCGCGGACCGGCAGCGGGCCGGTGTGGTGCTCGGCCGCGGCGGCTACCTGACGCCGGGCCTGGTACGGCTCGACCAGCGGGTGCGCACCGCCCATCAGGTGGCGCGCACCCTCCGCGAACTCGTGCCGGAGCTGGACGACGACCGGGTGGAGCAGGTCCGCGCCGCCTTCGCCGAGCAACTCGGCCCCGAGCAACCGGAGTCGGCCATCGGCCTGGTGCCCAACCTGGCGGCTTCCCGGATGGCCAACCGGCTGGACCTGCGCGGCCCCGCCTACACCGTCGACGCGGCGTGCGCCTCCTCGCTGGTGGCGGTCGACCAGGCGGTGCGCGAGCTCGACGCCGGCCGGTGCGACGTGATGCTGGCCGGCGGCGTGCACCACTGCCACGACATCACGCTGTGGAGCGTGTTCAGCCAGCTGGGCGCGCTGTCGCCGAGCCAGCGCATCCGTCCGCTCCACCGCGGCGCGGACGGCGTGCTCATCGGCGAGGGCACCGGGATCGTCGTCCTCAAGCGGCTGGCCGACGCGGAGCGCGACGGCGACCGCGTGTACGCGGTGGTGTCCGGTACGGGTGTGGCGAGCGACGGCCGTTCGGCGAGCCTCCTCAACCCCGACCCCGGCGGCCAGGTACGCGCGGTGCGCCAGGCGTGGGACGCCGCGGGACTGGACCCTCGGGCGGCTGACTCCGTCGGGCTGCTGGAAGCGCACGGCACCGCCACCCCGGCGGGCGACAAGGCCGAACTGGCCACCATCGCTGAGGTGTTCGGGCCCGCCGGCGACCACGCGCCGGCCGCCATCGGCTCGGTCAAGTCGATGATCGGCCACACCATGCCGGCCGCCGGCATCGCCGGACTGATCAAGGCGGCCCTGGCGCTGCACCACGGCGTGCTCCCGCCCACACTGCACTGCGAGGACCCCCATCCGGCACTCGCCGAGACCCGGTTCGCGCCGCTGGCGCAGGCCCGGCCGTGGGAGGCGCCGCGTTCGGGGACACCCCGCCGTGCCGGGGTGAACGCCTTCGGCTTCGGCGGCATCAACGCCCACGTGGTGCTGGAACAGCCCGCCGGTGCTCCCGCCGCATCCGCGCCCACGGCGACCGTCGCGGCCCCGGGCGCGTCTGCCGCGCAGGCCGGCACCGTGCCCGGCGGGGACGCGCCCCGCGTCGAGGTGAGCGAACCGGAGCGGGTGCTTCGGCTCGCCGCGCCGGACCCGGCGTCGCTCGCGGCGCTGCTCGACGCCGACGACTCCGCCGTCCTCGCGGCCTCGCTGGACGAACGCCACCCTGTGGCCGAGCCGGTCCGGCTGGGCATCGTCGACCCCACCACGCGGCGGCTCGCGCTGGCCCGCAAGGCCGTGGCCAAGGGCCGGGCGTGGCGCGGGCGCAGCGACGTCTGGTTCAGCCCGCAGCCGCTGCTGGGCCCGGCGGGCGGACGTACCGCGTTCGTCTTCCCCGGCCTGGAGGCCGAGTTCACCCCCCGGGTCGCCGAACTGGCCCAGTGGTTCGCCCTGCCCTGGTCGCCGGGCGAGGACGCCCGCGTCGGCGACGTGGGCCGCCACGGCACGGCGGTGTTCCAGCTCGGCCGGATGCTGGACACGGCGCTGCGCCGGCTGGACGTCGTGCCGGACGCGGTCGCCGGGCACAGCGTCGGCGAGTGGACGGCCATGGCGTGCGGCGGTATCCACGCCGCCGACGAGGTCGACCGTTTCCTCGCGGGCTTCGACCCGGACGCCCTCCAGGTGCCGGGCGCGGTCTTCGCCGTGCTGGGGCTGCCCGCGCAGCGGGTGCTGGAGGAGTTGGGTGACCGCACCGACGTGGTGCTGTCGCACGACAACACTCCGAACCAGTCGATGGTCTGCGGCCCCGAGGAAGAGGTCGAGGCCCTGGTGCTGCGGTTGCGGGCGGAAGGGGTCATCGGGCAGGTGCTGCCCTTCCGGTCGGGTTTCCACACCCCGATGCTGGAGCCGTACCTGGAGCCGATCCGGCGCGCCGCGGAGACCTACACCCTGCACCCGCAGACCACCGAGGTCTGGTCGGCGACGACCGCCGCGCCCTTCCCCACCGAGCCCGACGCGGTGCGCGCGCTGTTCGTCCGCCACCTGCTGGAGCCGGTGCGCTTCCGGCTGATGGTGCTGGCTCTGCACGATGCGGGGTTCCGGGCCTTCGTGCAGCTGGGCGCCGGGCAACTCGGCTCCCTGATCGACGACATCCTGGCCGGACGCGACCACCTCACGGTCTCGGCCCACGCCGGATCGCGGGACAGTCTGGCGCAGCTGCGCCGCGTCGTCACCGCGCTCTGGGTGGACGGCGGAACCCCGGACGCCGTGCCGCTGCTCGACGGGGCGGCGGCCTCCGGCGCCGGAGCGGCTGCCACGCCCACCCGGAGCACGGCGTCCGCACCTGCCGGCGCACCGCCGGAGCGGCCCGGAGTCCGGCTGGACCTCGGCGGCGCGCTGATCTCCCTGCCGCCTCAGGTGCGCCGGGCGCTGCGCCCCGCGGCGTCGGCCGGCCCGGCGGAGCGCAACGGCGCGCTGGCGCGGCTGGAGCAGGCGAGCGACCGGTTCCCGGCGGCCTCCGAACTGGCCGCGCTGCTGCACGACACGGCGGCGGCCGCGACGGAGCTGATCGGCGCCGAGGGGGCGCGGCGCGGTCCGTCCGCCGCCCGGCCCGCGGTGCCACGGGCTGCCGCGCCCCGGCCTCGGCCGACGGCGCCGACGGCCCCCGCCCCCGCGCAGACGGCGCCGGTGCCCGAGGTGCTGCGCATCGACGTACGGACCATGCCGTACCTGCTGGACCACTGCTTCTTCCGGCAGCGGCCCGGCTGGCCGGACGACGTGGACCGCTGGCCCATCGTCCCCGCGACCACGGTGATCACCCACATGATGGAGATCGCCGAGCGTGCGGTGCCGGGGATGCGCGCGGTCGCGGTGCACGACGTGCGGCTGATGAAGTGGATCGAGGCCCTCCCCGCCGTCGACGTGCCGGTGACGGTGCGCCGACCCGCGCCGGACCGGGTGGAGGTCTCCCTGGACGGCTCGGCCAGGGCCGAGGTCGAACTCGCGCCCGTCTACCCGCAGCCGCCCCGGCCGTGGCCGGTCGACGCGGCGGCGGAGCGGAAACCGGAGATGGAGGCCGAACAGCTCTACAGCGAACGCTGGATGTTCCACGGCCCCCGGTTCCAGGGTGTGAGCGAGCTGACCGCCATCGGGGAGCGGCACGTGCGCGGCGTCCTCACCGCCCCCGCGGCCCCGGGCGCGCTGATGGACAACATCGGCCAGCTGCTGGGCTACTGGATCATGGCCTCCCTCCCCGAGCGCACCACCGTGTTCCCGGTGCGGATGGAGCACATCCGCTTCCACGGCCCGGAGCCGCGCGGGGGCGAACGGCTGACCTGCCACGTGCGGATCACCGAACTCACCGAGCGGGCGTTGGTGGCGGACATGCAGCTCGCCCGGGACGGCCGGGTCTGGGCCGAGTTCACCGGCTGGGCCGACCGCCGGTTCGACACCGACCCCGGCATCCGTGCGGTGGACCGGTTCCCCGGCGAGAACACGCTCTCCACGCTGGAGCCGGACGGCCCGGCGGTGGTGCACGAGCGCTGGCCGGACCTGGCGACCCGGGAACTGATCATGCACAACATGCTGGGCAGCGCCGAGCGCGCCCGCTACGAGGATCTGCCACCGATCCGCCGGCGCCAGTGGTTGCTCGGCCGGATCGCGGCCAAGGACGCCGTACGCGGACTGCTGTGGCGGGAGGGCGAGGGCGAGGTCTATCCCGCCGAGATCGCCCTGCACAACGACGCCTCGGGACGGCCGCTGGCCACCGGAGTCCACGGCCGCACGCTGGGCGAGCTGACCGTGTCGCTGGCCCACCGTGCGGAGGTGGGGGTCGCCCTCGCCCGGCGCGGGCCCTGCGGTGTGGACGTGGAGGAGATCACCGAACGGCCCCGCGCCACTGTCGAGGCCGCCTGCGGCCCCGAGGAGCGGGAGCTGCTCGACACGCTCGTGTCGTCGGGGGACGACGACGAGCCCGTCTGGTTCACCCGGTTCTGGGCGGCCAAGGAGGCCGTCGCGAAGGCACGCGGCACGGGCCTGGCGGGCCGGCCCGCCGCCTTCCGGGTGGTCGCCGCGGACCCCGACCAGGTCCGCGTGGCGGTCGACGGCACGACGTACGACGTGTCCGTCCGGCTGACCGCCAACCCGTCCACGCTGCCCGAGCGCAGATACGTGCTCGCGTGGACGACCAGTGACGAGAGGACAGGAGAGCACGTTGACCACTGA
- a CDS encoding alpha/beta hydrolase, whose protein sequence is MTKLATATITTHVQRLHAERSPDDTGEPPVVVFVHGLLTDSLASYYFTLGPAFAQAGVDVIMYDLRGHGRSDRPATGYRLEDFVDDLVALLDALGETRRVHVVGNSFGGTIASALDAWHPDRVATVTMIEAEPPVERWTQHMKGGLADAKEQLVRDEVIGWISDRYGAHTAKLSRGAGRILQRTTLAEDVASGRVIDDDLGALTAPLLAIFGDGSGLNRQVPWLEGLVERCRTVVLPDQGHSVLVERTEETRKLVLDWVREHHALTGAVR, encoded by the coding sequence ATGACCAAGCTCGCGACCGCGACGATCACCACTCACGTGCAGCGGCTGCACGCCGAGCGGAGCCCGGACGACACCGGCGAACCGCCCGTCGTGGTGTTCGTGCACGGGCTGCTCACCGACAGCCTGGCCAGCTACTACTTCACCCTCGGCCCGGCGTTCGCCCAGGCCGGGGTCGACGTGATCATGTACGACCTGCGTGGTCACGGGCGCAGCGACCGGCCCGCGACCGGATACCGGCTGGAGGACTTCGTCGACGACCTGGTCGCTCTGCTGGACGCGCTGGGCGAGACGCGGCGGGTGCACGTCGTGGGCAACTCCTTCGGCGGCACGATCGCTTCGGCACTGGACGCCTGGCACCCGGACCGCGTGGCCACGGTCACGATGATCGAGGCGGAGCCGCCGGTCGAGCGCTGGACCCAACACATGAAGGGCGGACTCGCCGACGCGAAGGAGCAGTTGGTCCGCGACGAGGTCATCGGCTGGATCTCCGACCGGTACGGCGCCCACACCGCCAAGCTCTCCCGGGGAGCCGGACGCATCCTGCAGCGCACCACGCTCGCCGAGGACGTGGCCTCCGGCCGCGTCATCGACGACGACCTGGGCGCCCTCACCGCTCCGCTGCTGGCCATCTTCGGCGACGGCTCCGGGCTCAACCGCCAGGTGCCGTGGCTGGAGGGGCTGGTGGAACGCTGCCGCACCGTGGTCCTTCCCGATCAGGGCCACTCCGTACTGGTGGAACGGACGGAGGAGACCCGGAAGCTGGTGCTGGACTGGGTGCGCGAACACCACGCGCTGACCGGGGCGGTGCGGTGA
- a CDS encoding phosphopantetheine-binding protein — protein MLRVMLEEYGLEDAEIARDTTFHDDLEMESIDLVSLSGSLREHYGDRVNFAEFIADLELDEIIALRVGQLVDYIVSSLRATES, from the coding sequence ATGCTGCGCGTCATGCTCGAGGAGTACGGCCTGGAGGACGCCGAGATCGCCCGGGACACCACGTTCCACGACGATCTCGAGATGGAGAGCATCGACCTGGTGTCCCTGTCCGGCTCGCTGCGCGAGCACTACGGGGACCGGGTCAACTTCGCCGAGTTCATCGCCGACCTCGAGCTGGACGAGATCATCGCCCTCAGGGTGGGCCAGCTCGTCGACTACATCGTCAGCTCGCTCCGGGCGACGGAGAGCTGA